A single genomic interval of Zobellia nedashkovskayae harbors:
- a CDS encoding OmpH family outer membrane protein produces the protein MKNVVVVFLMLVAVSCQQEKIGFVDNVKLMEEYQEKIDVEAAFKVKADALTKKRDSITQAFQMEAQAFQAQAQKLPQQKAQEQYAAMQQRGQMIGQQLQQEDQQLQLIGQTEMDSIIGKVKKEVKAYGKSKGYSYILGGGDGGSVLYGAEANDLTAEIVKLLNDSYKK, from the coding sequence ATGAAAAACGTAGTAGTGGTATTTTTAATGTTGGTAGCAGTTTCTTGTCAACAAGAAAAAATTGGATTTGTAGATAATGTAAAGTTGATGGAAGAATATCAAGAGAAGATTGATGTTGAAGCTGCTTTTAAAGTAAAGGCTGATGCTCTTACAAAAAAGAGAGACAGTATTACGCAAGCTTTTCAAATGGAAGCACAAGCTTTTCAAGCGCAAGCTCAGAAGTTGCCTCAGCAAAAAGCTCAGGAACAATATGCAGCTATGCAACAGAGAGGTCAAATGATCGGTCAGCAATTACAACAAGAAGACCAACAACTTCAATTGATAGGCCAAACAGAAATGGATAGCATTATCGGTAAAGTAAAAAAAGAAGTAAAAGCATACGGTAAGTCTAAAGGCTATTCTTATATCCTTGGTGGTGGTGATGGCGGTAGTGTCTTATATGGTGCAGAAGCCAATGACTTAACTGCTGAAATCGTAAAACTTTTGAACGATAGTTACAAGAAGTAA
- the holB gene encoding DNA polymerase III subunit delta', with protein MLFNDILGLSHIKNHLATSANAGRVPHAQLFVGPEGSGTLPMAIAYAQYLICQNNNGENNGENQSCNLKFDSLSHPDMHFAFPVANSDKIKSHAVSNHYMEEWRQFVKEQPYGNLFDWYRLIGIEKKQGQIGVDEAQDVVRKLVLKSYEGGYKVMLIWMAEKMNTAAANKLLKLIEEPPNKTVFILITEDEEQIIQTIRSRCQVLHFPPLAEEAMANALVEKGALREEALRIAHEANGNFNKALDLMNEDSEDLIFEKWFVQWVRSAFKAKGNKSAIQDLIMWSDEVAKTGRETQKKFLHYCIAVMRQAMLINFNARELAFMRIHADGFSLDKFAPFVHENNIVTIVKELEDAIYHVERNGNSKIILTDLSIKLTRLLHRKSA; from the coding sequence ATGCTGTTCAATGACATTTTAGGGCTATCCCATATCAAGAACCATTTGGCCACCAGTGCTAATGCTGGCAGAGTTCCTCATGCCCAATTATTTGTAGGGCCTGAAGGTTCAGGCACCCTTCCTATGGCAATTGCTTACGCCCAATATCTTATTTGCCAAAATAATAATGGGGAAAACAATGGAGAGAACCAAAGCTGTAATTTAAAGTTCGATTCTCTTTCACATCCTGATATGCATTTTGCTTTTCCTGTTGCCAATTCCGACAAGATAAAAAGCCACGCTGTTAGCAACCATTATATGGAAGAATGGCGACAATTTGTAAAAGAGCAACCATACGGCAACCTTTTTGATTGGTACCGTTTAATTGGTATTGAAAAGAAACAGGGCCAAATAGGTGTTGATGAAGCCCAGGACGTAGTTAGAAAACTAGTCTTAAAATCATACGAAGGTGGTTACAAGGTGATGCTGATTTGGATGGCGGAAAAAATGAATACCGCTGCCGCCAATAAACTTTTAAAACTCATAGAGGAGCCACCTAACAAAACAGTCTTTATTCTCATAACAGAAGACGAGGAACAAATTATTCAGACCATTCGTTCTCGTTGTCAAGTTTTACACTTCCCGCCTCTTGCGGAAGAAGCCATGGCCAATGCCCTTGTAGAAAAAGGTGCTTTAAGGGAAGAAGCGCTGCGAATTGCTCACGAAGCAAACGGAAACTTTAACAAGGCGTTAGATTTAATGAACGAGGATTCTGAAGATCTGATCTTTGAAAAATGGTTCGTACAATGGGTCCGAAGTGCTTTTAAGGCAAAGGGCAACAAAAGTGCCATTCAAGATCTTATTATGTGGAGTGACGAAGTAGCAAAGACCGGTCGTGAAACACAAAAGAAATTTCTACATTATTGTATAGCAGTAATGCGCCAAGCAATGCTCATTAATTTTAATGCAAGAGAGCTTGCTTTTATGCGCATACATGCCGATGGTTTTAGCTTGGATAAATTTGCGCCTTTTGTTCATGAAAATAATATTGTGACTATTGTAAAGGAACTTGAGGATGCTATTTACCACGTGGAACGAAATGGCAATTCTAAGATTATACTTACCGATTTATCTATAAAGTTAACACGTCTTTTGCACAGAAAATCTGCCTAG
- a CDS encoding DoxX family protein: MDAFLHSATELLILIFLIIVFMQSGIDKVFNWKENLSWLKEHFSETPLENLVPLLLATLLLIETASGILCAIGLYQIIILGESSIALYGSILSCISLLMLMFGQRMAKDYEGAKTIAVYFIPAILLVYILQT, from the coding sequence ATGGATGCTTTTCTCCACTCTGCTACCGAGCTATTGATCTTAATATTTTTGATTATTGTCTTTATGCAAAGTGGTATTGATAAAGTATTCAATTGGAAAGAAAACCTTTCCTGGCTCAAAGAACATTTTTCAGAAACTCCTTTAGAAAATTTAGTTCCGCTACTATTGGCTACATTACTCCTAATTGAAACTGCATCTGGAATTTTATGCGCTATAGGACTATACCAAATAATAATCCTGGGAGAGAGTAGCATTGCGCTTTATGGAAGTATACTATCTTGTATTTCTTTGTTAATGCTTATGTTTGGCCAACGTATGGCCAAAGACTATGAAGGAGCAAAAACCATTGCTGTCTATTTTATTCCGGCTATACTTTTGGTCTATATTCTTCAGACATAA
- a CDS encoding phosphoglycerate kinase, which produces MKTVNDFNFENKKALIRVDFNVPLDENFKVVDANRIEAAKPTIIKVLEDGGSAVLMSHLGRPKGQVNPDLSLQHICSKVSDVIGVTVKFVSNCVGEAAEKAVAELQPGEILLLENLRFHAEEEKGDEAFAEQLSKLGDIYVNDAFGTAHRAHASTTIIAKFFPEARCFGLLMAKEIEAIDKVMQTGEKPVLAILGGAKVSSKITIIENILDKVDHLIIGGGMTYTFIKAQGGKVGDSICEDDKMDLAMDILKKAKEKNVQVHIPVDVLAANDFSNDANTQIVDVDKIPDGWQGLDAGPKTLAIFKEVILKSKTILWNGPIGVFEMESFAKGTIALGNYIDEATQGGAFSLVGGGDSVAAVKQFGFADKVSYVSTGGGAMLESLEGKTLPGIAAIIG; this is translated from the coding sequence ATGAAAACTGTAAACGACTTTAATTTTGAAAATAAGAAAGCTCTCATTCGCGTTGATTTCAACGTTCCGTTAGATGAGAATTTCAAAGTAGTTGATGCTAACCGTATAGAAGCGGCCAAGCCAACAATTATAAAAGTACTTGAAGATGGCGGCAGTGCTGTTTTGATGAGCCACTTGGGAAGACCAAAAGGACAGGTAAATCCAGATTTATCTTTGCAACATATTTGCAGCAAAGTTTCAGATGTTATTGGTGTTACCGTAAAATTTGTTTCTAATTGTGTTGGTGAGGCTGCTGAAAAAGCGGTTGCTGAACTTCAGCCAGGTGAAATACTTTTATTAGAAAACCTTAGGTTCCACGCTGAAGAAGAAAAGGGTGATGAAGCCTTTGCGGAACAACTTTCAAAACTAGGTGATATTTATGTTAATGATGCTTTTGGTACAGCACATAGAGCTCATGCTTCAACAACTATTATAGCCAAGTTCTTTCCAGAAGCAAGATGTTTTGGTCTGCTTATGGCTAAAGAAATTGAAGCTATAGATAAGGTGATGCAAACGGGAGAGAAACCAGTTTTGGCAATTTTAGGAGGAGCTAAAGTTTCTTCAAAAATCACCATTATAGAAAATATACTAGATAAGGTAGATCACTTAATTATTGGTGGTGGTATGACCTATACCTTTATTAAAGCACAAGGAGGTAAAGTAGGTGACTCTATCTGTGAGGATGACAAGATGGATTTGGCTATGGATATTTTGAAAAAAGCCAAAGAGAAGAATGTTCAAGTACATATTCCCGTGGATGTTTTAGCGGCAAATGATTTTTCTAATGACGCCAATACACAAATTGTAGATGTAGATAAAATTCCTGACGGATGGCAAGGTTTGGATGCAGGTCCAAAAACGTTGGCAATTTTTAAAGAGGTTATCTTAAAATCAAAAACTATCCTATGGAACGGTCCTATTGGTGTTTTTGAAATGGAAAGTTTTGCAAAAGGAACTATTGCTTTGGGTAATTATATTGATGAAGCTACGCAAGGTGGAGCATTTTCGCTTGTTGGTGGTGGTGATTCGGTTGCAGCTGTTAAACAATTCGGTTTTGCAGACAAGGTAAGTTATGTTTCTACAGGCGGAGGTGCTATGTTAGAAAGTTTAGAGGGTAAAACCTTACCGGGTATCGCTGCAATAATCGGCTAA